A window of Syntrophorhabdales bacterium contains these coding sequences:
- the ilvD gene encoding dihydroxy-acid dehydratase: protein MRSDSMKKGIEKAPHRSLFKAMGCVAEELERPIIGIANSASDLIPGHIHLDKICRAVKDGVYMAGGTPMEFSTIGVCDGIAMNHEGMKYSLGSRELIADSVEVMAKAYPFDGLILIPNCDKIIPGMMMAALRLNLPAIVVSGGPMLAGRFKGKQVDLISVFEGVGKVAGGLMTEAELSELEECACPGAGSCAGMFTANSMNCLSEALGLGLVGNGTIPAVYAARLRLAKRAGRRIVELVKENVKPRDIATLDAFRNAITVDMAFGGSSNTALHLPAIAHEAGIDLPLTLFDEISEKTPHLCNMSPAGPHHLEDLNEAGGVYAIMKELSKKNLIRQSCRTVEGKRVGEILKKVEVFDHNVIRETAEAYHQKGGLAVLYGSLAPQGAIIKTAGVPDEMRTFVGKAKVFESEEETVAAIMKGKIKAGDAVIVRYEGPKGGPGMREMLTPTSVLVGRGLDKGVALITDGRFSGGTRGLCIGHVSPEAAEGGPIACVRNGDKIEIDLDRKKMNIVVAKEEMDRRKASWRQPEPNIKEGYMARYARMVTGAASGAVFKDE from the coding sequence ATGCGATCAGACAGCATGAAAAAAGGCATTGAAAAGGCACCGCACCGCTCACTCTTCAAGGCAATGGGCTGTGTAGCAGAGGAGCTGGAACGGCCGATCATCGGTATCGCAAACTCTGCCAGCGACCTGATCCCTGGTCACATCCACCTCGACAAGATCTGCCGCGCAGTGAAAGACGGTGTGTACATGGCAGGTGGCACTCCCATGGAATTTTCAACCATCGGTGTCTGCGACGGCATTGCGATGAACCATGAGGGCATGAAGTACTCGCTTGGTTCCCGCGAACTGATCGCTGATTCTGTCGAAGTCATGGCCAAGGCCTACCCTTTTGACGGTCTCATCCTCATCCCTAACTGCGACAAGATCATCCCCGGCATGATGATGGCAGCGCTGCGTCTTAATCTACCTGCTATTGTGGTGAGCGGTGGACCCATGCTGGCCGGCAGATTCAAGGGAAAGCAGGTCGATCTCATCTCAGTGTTTGAAGGGGTAGGTAAAGTGGCCGGCGGCCTGATGACAGAAGCAGAACTTTCGGAGCTGGAAGAATGTGCCTGTCCGGGCGCGGGCTCGTGCGCGGGCATGTTCACGGCAAATTCAATGAATTGCCTGAGTGAGGCGCTGGGCTTGGGCCTTGTCGGCAACGGCACGATCCCTGCTGTGTACGCCGCCAGGCTGAGGCTCGCAAAGCGGGCAGGCAGGAGGATTGTGGAGCTGGTCAAAGAAAACGTGAAGCCGCGCGACATCGCAACGCTTGATGCCTTCAGGAACGCGATCACCGTCGATATGGCTTTTGGCGGATCATCTAACACGGCCCTGCATCTGCCCGCGATTGCCCACGAGGCAGGGATCGATTTGCCGCTTACGCTGTTTGATGAAATCTCAGAGAAGACTCCTCATCTCTGCAACATGAGCCCGGCAGGCCCGCATCACCTTGAGGATTTGAATGAAGCCGGCGGCGTGTATGCGATCATGAAAGAGCTCTCAAAGAAGAATCTCATCCGGCAGTCCTGCAGGACGGTGGAGGGTAAGAGGGTAGGCGAGATTCTTAAAAAGGTGGAGGTCTTCGATCATAACGTGATCCGTGAGACGGCGGAAGCGTACCATCAAAAGGGAGGGCTTGCGGTGCTGTATGGAAGCCTCGCGCCGCAGGGTGCTATCATAAAGACCGCCGGCGTTCCCGATGAGATGCGGACCTTTGTCGGAAAGGCAAAAGTATTTGAAAGCGAAGAAGAGACAGTAGCGGCGATCATGAAGGGAAAGATTAAAGCGGGAGACGCGGTGATCGTGCGCTATGAGGGGCCGAAGGGTGGACCCGGCATGAGAGAGATGCTCACGCCTACGAGTGTTCTGGTCGGCCGGGGACTGGATAAAGGCGTTGCTCTTATCACCGACGGAAGGTTCTCCGGCGGTACGCGCGGCCTTTGCATAGGCCATGTGAGTCCTGAAGCTGCGGAGGGTGGACCCATCGCTTGTGTAAGGAATGGAGATAAGATAGAAATAGATCTCGACAGGAAGAAGATGAACATCGTTGTAGCAAAAGAAGAGATGGACAGGAGAAAGGCTAGCTGGAGGCAGCCTGAACCGAACATCAAAGAAGGCTACATGGCCCGTTACGCCCGCATGGTGACCGGAGCTGCAAGCGGAGCAGTTTTTAAAGACGAATAG
- a CDS encoding protease inhibitor I42 family protein: protein MKFCVRFSILLIALLWLMAGVHAMGSDGNTGEGTGVVVIHKEDNGRELQVKSGDVIQVELSGPGATGYWWYAAGLDPARLELLSEETNPPPDKKLMGGPVTGIWRFKTKEPGKTNLTMKYYRVWEGPEKAVDQFSVVLDIR, encoded by the coding sequence TTGAAATTTTGCGTCCGTTTCTCTATTCTGCTTATCGCTCTGCTCTGGCTGATGGCAGGTGTTCATGCAATGGGGTCTGATGGTAACACCGGGGAGGGTACTGGCGTGGTAGTCATTCATAAAGAGGATAATGGGCGAGAGTTGCAGGTAAAGTCCGGAGATGTCATACAGGTAGAGCTGAGCGGACCCGGGGCTACCGGGTACTGGTGGTATGCAGCCGGTCTGGACCCGGCGCGCCTGGAGCTTCTCTCTGAGGAGACGAACCCTCCTCCGGATAAGAAGCTCATGGGTGGGCCTGTGACTGGCATATGGCGGTTCAAGACAAAAGAGCCGGGCAAGACCAATCTCACTATGAAATATTACCGTGTCTGGGAAGGGCCTGAAAAGGCCGTGGACCAATTCTCAGTGGTTCTGGACATCCGCTAG